The window TAACTTGAACTTGGAGAACTCGAGAGAGATTTTAACATGAGATTTTACGACGGAGTTTAAATCTAGGGGGCTTGAATTATAagtactatttttttttattttttttgaatttAAGTACTAAAATTATTTAGAgaggcatatatgtatatattggaaTACATTTTTCCTATGTTCCTCAAGTTATATAAAATAGAAAATAAATTTGTATTCAGACGAATAATATAAGTGATCAATAACTGAAAGTGATTAAAGTAAAATTCGATCAACGAAAAACGATACTCCATCCGTATCAATTAGATATAAACACTAGTGAGTTCAATAGCATTCCATAGTTCAAAATGGGATCTGTAGGAAATTTCCAGTGAGATACAAAGAAAGAGTCTTTATTACAAAGACAAGCATTTCTACTCCATTATAACCTGGTCGACATTTTAGTGATGTTTCAAAGCTCCAAATGCATAGATTGTATTTATTTCCACAACGTCGTCCTTGACTCATGTCATGAGGGTGGGGTATCTTCTCCAATGAGACTATTAATGTGCAGGTGGGGTTCATCATTTTATTTCCTGACTTCTTTTGCTccatcattttattttatttttatttatctgtGATGCTCTTAAACATACAAAGACTGAATTTCCTATATAACAGGCTCAATATATAATTAATCAACACTCAAGAactaaaagtaagcaagtatggaaTTACAAAGACTTAGGATGCTCATGTTTATAATATTGTTAGTAGTAGGAAATGAGTGGAAGTCTACTACTACTGAAGCGTGTTTGGAGAATGAGAGAATTGCTCTCTTGAAACTCCAACCTTTCTTTGATAACCCTTACAGATTAAATTGGGAGGAGAGCACTGAGCATAATTCAAACTGTTGTCAATGGGAAGGGGTTGTATGTGACAATTCCACCAAGAATGTGATCAAACTTTATCTTTCTTCGGCAAGCGTAGCAGAGTGGTACGTAAATTTCACTTTGTTTCTACCATTTCGGAAACTCCAATTTCTCTCCCTGAGTGAAAATAACATAGCAGGTGTTGTTGTTGCAGATAAAggtaaatacattatataaattCCAGCTTTCTTTAACTAGTTGCCAGTTAAAATTTGTCTAATCACTTTAGTTTCAGGTTTTGAAACCCTATCAAAATTGGGTGACTTGGAGATACTTGATTTATCCAAAAACTACTTCAACAGCAGTGTGCTGACATTTCTAAGGGCACTACCATCTTTAAAACTCTTAGATTTAAGTGATAATTATGCACTCCAAGGAACAGTTCACATTCAAGGTTTTCATCTTTAATTAAATTTCTTAATTAGCTCAAGCTTTGAGCCTAGAGTTCAAGAAATACCTGATTTACTtggattatattaaatattatcttTGATCATGATATCCTGGAATCAGATACTCTGCTGAACTTAGAGGAGTTAGACATAAGTGGTAATCCAATCAAGGAATTCGTGGCACCCAAAGGTACGTAGTCTATTTAAACCTATCTAGTTTAAACAATCTCAATTATAAAACAACAACCTTAAATATTGATTCATGAATCTGGCTTAGAGCAGGTGATAAAAGTTTGTCCAAGTTGAAAGTTCTTTCTCTGCAGAGAGTTCACACCGACAAAATAAACTTACTGCAGTCGATGGGGTCACTCCTATTCCTGAAGAAACTTCACCTTGAGGATAATACCTTCAAGAAAACCGTGACCGCTATCAGTAAGCATGACATAACTTGTACTAAACAACACCTAAATTTATGTTGGAAATTAAACTACTGAATTAGTTCTTTCTTAATTTTCTTAGAGCTACAAAATATTCCCAATGTGGAAGACTTATTCTTGGATCGGTCTCAGTTCATATAAGCCTTTTTCAGAGCTTGAAAGCATTGTCTTCTCTTATAAACTTAACGTGCACGGAATCTGTGTTCCATGGACAAGTTACGGCTCACGGTAAATCACACCTTTCCAACCTTACTTTTCTTAACATAGCAAAGTTTAGTGAAAGTGTGACTTTAGGCAAGAAGGTGATCTCACTCAATATATGGCTTTTGTTTCTTAATTTCTAGACTTGCCCAATTTCAAGAAGCTCAAAGTTTTAGACATGTTCTCAAGTACACTAAACACCAATTTCCTACAAAGTTTTAGAGACATGGAAGCTCTCCAAGTTTTACGGCTAAGCTCTTGTAGACTCAATGGGACTCTATCAGCTGCGCAAGGTTTACAtactgatttttttttctttttctaagtCTTTCTTTGGTTTCCATAACCTAaaatgaaatttatatatatatatttgcaggcTTATGCTACTCTAGATATCTTCAAGTGTTAGATCTCAGTTTTAACTATCTTCTAGGCATCTTGCCAGCATGTTTAGCCAATTTGACATCTCTTCAAACTTTAGATCTCTCCTACAATCAGTTTACGGGAGATTTAAATGAGTCTCCCATTAAAAGTCTGACATCAATCCGAGAGCTCTCTCTCTCAGAAAATCAGTTCAAAATCTCAATCTCCTTAAGACCATTTTATAACCATACAAAACTCAAGATTTTTAAAGGAGATGGCAATTTGATATATTGTGACGTTGAGCATCCATCTTTTCCCCCAAAGTTTCAGCTAAAATTTTTAACTTTGTCATCAAGGTACAGAGACATTACAACTTATTCCCAAGGGGCCAATTATAGCATCAGTTTATGAAGCTACAGAGACCCTAGATCATATCCCAGATTTCTCTACTATCAACATCATCTGGAAGTCGTTTATATTTACGATGCTCACATCAAAGGAGAGTTTCCAAATTGGTTGCTGGATAACAACACAAGACTAACTGAGCTTGAATTAGGGAACAACTCTCTTTCAAGATTTTCAGATTTCACAAACCGTTCTTATAAACATTTGGAGTTTTTAGATCTATCTAATAATTTATTTTATGGTGAAATTCCTTTGAATTTCGGAGCATCTTTTCCGAACTTGAGACACCTAAACATTACATCAAATCAAATCCACGGACACATTCCATCTTCATTTGGAGATATGAGCTCTCTAGAAACCTTAGACTTATCCAACAACAATTTTTTTGGAAAAGTACCGAAACACTTGGGCATGGGTGGTGCACTACACACACTTCTGTTATCGAAAAATAGTTTAGAAGGTGAGATATTCCCTGGAGGTTATAACTTGACAGAATTACAAGTATTGCAACTGGATGGAAATAAATTCAGCGGAAGGATACCAGACAGCTTGTCAAACTCCCCTTTTCTATCATTCTTAGATATTAGCAATAATAATCTTTCGGGACTAATACCAAAGTGGATGGGAAATATGCCGAGTTTGAGTTACTTAAAAATGTCTAGTAATCATCTAGAAGGTCCACTTCCTGTAGAGTTTTGTCAACTGGAGAATCTAGATGCTATTGATCTTTCTGAGAATCGTATTTCTGGAAGCATACCGTCCTGTTTCAGCCCTCCACAAATCCAAACTGTCCGTCTGTCCAATAATAAGCTGCAAGGCACTTTGGAACATGCTTTCAGAGATTCTTCTTCAATGTTGCTACTGGATCTTAGCAAAAACCAGTTAGCAGGAAGTATACCAAATTGGATAGATGGACTTTCAGATTTGAACTTTCTGTTACTGAATAATAACCGTTTTTCCGGTGAAATTCCTACTCAGTTGTGTCAGTTAGATCATTTAAGTTTAATTAACTTGTCTCAAAATGATCTTTCTGGCACTATTCCTGATTGCTTGTGCATCACTCCAGTTGAAGACTCATATGAAATCACATTTGAGTCAGAAGCAGCTGCACCAGGCCCAGCTATTTCTACCGCAGTTCCTTTAGACCAAGGTCCAGTTGCGTTTCCGACGAAAAGGAAGTTTTACAATTATCAAGGTGATATTCTCAACATGATGTCTGGAATTGACCTTTCTTGTAACAAATTTTGTGGTGAGATACCGCCTCAAATTGGAAATCTTAGCAACATTCGTGTGCTAAACCTCTCGCACAATAATTTGTCTGGACCGATACCGCCGGCATTAGGAAATCTTAAGCAAGTTGAGAGTCTGGATATTTCTGACAATTTCCTGACGGGGAAAATCCCTCCAGAATTTGTTGGGTTGTATTCTTTGGCCGTCTTTAGTGTAGCAAACAACAACTTATCTGGGGAAGTGCCAATGGCAGCACAATTTGGTACATTTAATGAAAGTAGCTATCAAGGAAATCCTCTTCTTTGTGGAACGCCATTGCCGAGAAGTTGTGATCCTAGCAGATCTGGATCGGTAATCCCAAGAGTAGGAGTTAATCATGGAGAAGATGGTGGTTTCATGGACATGAAATGCTTTTACGCAAGTTTCATGGCATCCTACGTGACTGTGCTCCTAGGTTTTATCATAGTTCTTTTGATAAATCCTTACTGGCGAAAGTGGTGGTTGTATCATATTGGGGAGTGGATGTATTCTTCCTATTACTTTGTCGTGGACAATCTACCTAAAAGGTTTATTTCCTAGGAAGGTGTTACTGTTGCCTTAATAGTTTTCTTCTCTTTGTACCATTTTCTTTTTTCTTGAGCGCTTCATGTATTCAATGAGTTTATGAAAGATGGGTTGATTTCTCTCTGGTGCTTTTTCTACATCAATAAATTTATACATGATTGAAGTTAGTCCTCACTTGAAACTACAATAGAACTTAAGAGAGTTTTGTAGAATATCAGAGTGCCACTACTACAGTGTGTTATTTGAATTCATTGCATTGCACCGAGGGAACAACACATACACAACATGGATAAATATCATCTTCTATTATCACCAGATGTTGACGGTATAAATTTGAATTATATTTTCACCATATATCAGCCAGTTATATGAGTCGATGGAATATCAACTTCTAAACTAGTAATAAAAACTAACAAAATTCGTTTCTTGAACAAGTCAGGTATTAACCAAGTCTTTCCTCATGAAAATACAAGTTACTCTTAAATAAACAAGTATTTGTTTGATGTACACTGACGCAGTATAAAATTGATACAGATACCTTTTTATTTCTCTGAACCTGAGATTGTCGGATTCTCTGTTTCAGTGACCATTTCGATCTTCTCGACTTCAGATTTCTCTGCATCCGTATTTTTCTGTATATCCTTTCTATAGTCCTTGGGAAGAAGGTTGCAGAAAATGGTATGGGATACTGGTTTCTCCTCCTGGAACAAACTGCGCCAAGAAATTCCAGCAGACCAATCACATACATggatgaggttggatgatcatataaattatattaaagatTCAACGGGGATGAAAAAGAAACTTACGGGTGCTTGCAGAGCAATGGGGAATGAAACGTGAGAGCATATTTGCAGGTTGATAGCTCTGTGATGGAACTAATCATGGTTCTAGGCTCTGAGCAAACAAATCTTACCTGATAGTGATACAAAAATATGAGCCATGGATAAACGGCCATAAAGTCAGCAAAACCCTGAATTATATCTTACCTCAGTCGTTCGGGGCTCCTTTGTAAGATCACAGATGGTTCCGTTTGTGTAAATATGAGCATGGTATCTACAAAATAGCATTATTTCAAAACCATTTTTGATTTTGCAGAGAAGAAATTTCAATTTCTACTCGAAACGAGCAGCAAAAGCCATATACCTTTGGGATGAATCCCTTGAGCGAGGATCTTTTAGCGTAGAAGTGTCAGAATGGATCTGATTGAAAGCAGATGTGGCTTCTGCATCGTATACACCCAAAATATACTCTTCAACCAGCTGGAAAGAGAAACGGAGCACATATTTGATTATTAAACATCCATCAAATTACCATCAGCTAATATTTCATTCCAAAGTTTTGTCCTATTTGTCCCCAATTGGAAAATCCCAAATGAGATATAGATGAATCGCATTCTGCCATGTCTGttcaatttttcgccagctttgagttttgtaaatagataagaagTGTACACCAATTCTTGGTACCAAGATTATTCAGAGCACATGGATCAGTTTCTACCTTCTTTCTTATCATATCAGCTACCACTACCAGATCCATTCATGAAATAGAGTCCAATGCGATGCAAAGAGAAGCTAACAAGAAAAAGGCATAAACCATAGGCCAATCGAATATAAGATCAAAAAAAGAATGTCACCTTATCATCCTCCAAATGAACTTGTCGAATCCTTTTATTATAGCAAAATTCATAAGACCACCAACCCTCTTGCTGCATAAAAAAGATTGTTAGTATGAATAATCCAGTTTGGAATAACATCAATAATTCTCTTTCAGGAacttagaaattataaaatatacttTTCAACAAGGAAATGTTTAAGAAGAGAGATCATTACCCTAACAAAGCATGGGCCTTTCAATGCTTCAAGTAGCTCATCTGGCGTCTTCAAATTTACACGTTTATCAGATTCCATAATCACGCTGCTTGTATTTGGCTGAATGACGGGCTTCCTAGTCTTGACTTTTTCTATTTTAGGTAAGAAACATAAATAATTTTGTCCCTTTTTACTGGGCATCAATACAGACTCCTGATCATCATCCTGACAAAAGGTATATGCCCATTAGTAATAGTAATGCAAGTATTTACTTTAATAAGATCTAATCGTAAAGTTTACTTACAGGAGTGAAACGTGAATCTTCTGTAAGGAATTCAATCTCATATTTAGGATCACGAGAACTTCGACCAAGATTGCTGCCTGTTTGTCATTCATTACAGAGTTAACAAACAGAAAAGAGCCACTAAATTCCAGCACCCAAACCAAAGGATGACAGCTTCCAATGAGACACCTAACACTAAGCAAAACCTCCAAAGTACACATTTTAATTGTAGCAACTAACTCATTATGATTGTTTCCATTCACATTGTTCATCATAATCCTAAACTCTTAAGCTAATTATATAATGAGGGCTTTATCAGAAAAATCTCAACTTTATAAAAATCCCACCATAGACTCAACCCAAAACTCTTACTAATTAAACTTTAAACTGCTTCATTGGAAATACATTGCAGCAATTAAACAAATATACTGGAGACGGCAAATACGTCAGTCACCCAGAATTTTAAGCTTGAAACTATGGAGACTCAATGAAAGCCCAACCCTAAATTTGGAATTTTCCATTTAAAATCGAGCCAAGAGCATCAAATTATAGAAGATGAAAACTTAAATTTACCTATTTGAGCTGCGAGGATTTGATCGGCAAACACGTAGCTACAACATAGAGTGAACGTAACAACGATCAAACACAACAATTTCATCTCTGGTTTATTTCtaattagaagaagaagaagaagtagaagtTTGAATGAAACTGGGAAAAATTAATGAAGAAGAAGACGACCATAAGGATTCAGCTTTATGTTCTTCACGGCAATTGTTAACTCAGTGTTGTCGCTGACTCATACGAGCCAATGACTATTCGCCACGTCGACAAGACAATGTAGGCCCAAACAAATTCGATAGAGTTTTCTGTCATATCAATTTTGACCGGTTCAGAAATTGAACCAATTAGATTGATCAGGGCCAGTTCCGATCCGATTCGGAGTCGAACCGGCATTATCCGTTAGCTATTATTCTGTGTCCGAGAAAGATGCTACAAATTCCCACCTCATCTTCTCAAATTGAGAAGTTGGTTGTAGAACAAAACAGACGAACATACACAATGATACTTTCTTCTTCTTCGTCATCGTCTTCACTGTCATTGAACTGCGTTTCGCCAACCGTTTCACCATTATCAAACAAGGTCAGTTTCTGAAAAACTTTCTTAATTACTTTCTTAACAAGTAACACACTGACATTAGCTCTACAAATTTATTTTGCAGTTAACCAGATCAGCTACTTGTTCAATTTCTCTAAACAAGGAGCTCTCTTCTAATGAAGAAGGtaagattaatattagtactaCCCATCTCATATTTCTTCTTAATTTTTAGACAAAATTGCAATTTTCCCATGATCATACCAGATCATATTGTAACTGGAATTTCATTATTTTATTGAGTTGTATATAAATTTCAAAACTTTTTGCAGATTGCTGTTGAATGGTACATAAAAGAAATTTTTTTACTCTAATGAATTCATCACTTATACAGGCAACACCAGCAAGAGAAGTCTGCTGTTATTAGGAGTTGGAGGGCTAACAACAAGCTTACTACAACCAACAAAGTCCCTTTTAGCTCAAGGTACAATAAATCTTAATCCATGATTCCGAAAAAAGGGGAAAAAAATTCTCCATTGTTAGATGAGTAATTCTGTTTTTTCGACATGGATATGGAGTAGCAGACGCACAACTcagtttttgttttttattttacaGATGTACAAGAAAGATATAGTTCGTTTGTCGACAAACGTGACGGATATTCATATATTTATCCTTCAGACTGGAGGGTAAGTCTTTCAATAATCCTTATAAAATTCACATTGGGGTGGCAAGAAAACATTTTTAAGGTTTTTGATTGTTCCTGTTATTAGGAATTTGACTTTAGAGGGCATGACTCTGCATTTAAGGACAGATTTATGCAACTACATAATGTTAGAGTGAGTTTCATACCAACTCAAAAAAAGGACATCCATGATTTAGGGCCCATTGATGAGGTAAACAAGTTACTGATTGAATAGTTACTAGTAGTAACTAGTATCTGCTTAAGTTAAAAAGGTTGTTTTAGCTGATTTCTCGGATTTTGCAGGTAGCGTAtcatttggtgaaacatgtttatgCTACACCAAATCAAATACCTTCTATATACACCATGGAAGAGGTATGTTTGTTTGTTTGTCTTCCCTTAATAATTACTGAATTCAGAAATGATCAATATATAAGCTTAATATCTATTGATGACTACATTGTATCCTACGAATAATGCAGAGAAGTGCAGAGGGAAAAAACTACTACACGATTGAGTATGAGCTTGCCAATCGGGGATACTCTAGCACTTCATTTGCAACAGTGGCAATTGGCAACGGTCTGTATACCTTCAACTCAATAGTATATGAACTTTGGTCATCTTTCCAATTTTCCATCTGAACTTTCAAAGTTTGCATCTTACTTTGCACTAAGCTTTGAAACCATAAAGCAAATCCAACATGGAATATATAGTATTCACTCACATTTGGCATTCCGTGCTAGATTTCCAATACGGAATGTTCCCATATGCATTACTATTTCAAATGTTGAGGAAGAAAATTTTCTAACTTTAGAGGGCAAATGGAAATGTTGATCAAAGTTAAGGGTACCGACCTATAGGCTATAGTTTCATTTTCCCTCTAAATAAATAGGCAATTTTGTGGTTGCTTGCAGGTAGATACTACACATTGATCGTCGGAGCAAACGAAAGACGGTGGAGAAGATATCGCAACCAGCTTAAAGTGGTGGCCGACTCTTTCAAGATGCTCGATATCTAATATCTATGGGCCACGGAAGCTTGTCAATAAATTTTACCTATCATTGTATATTCTGAATACTGCTACTTGTACTTAAGTATCTTTATAATACAAAAACAGCAACCAAAAAAAAAACCAATTTCAGTAAAAACAGAGAATGACacaatttatcaaattgtaattctTTGGTGTTTACTTGAGACTGCAAAATAATCCAATTTGTTAGCCTACCATCAGGCTCCAATTTTTGTCACAAAAAATGCAGACAAGTCATTTTGCCTAGCTACTGTATATTTGCAATTTGATAGGAATCTGGGAAACTTATTCAGAACGAAAGctaacaagattcggaaggatgagCAG of the Rutidosis leptorrhynchoides isolate AG116_Rl617_1_P2 unplaced genomic scaffold, CSIRO_AGI_Rlap_v1 contig53, whole genome shotgun sequence genome contains:
- the LOC139884278 gene encoding uncharacterized protein translates to MELQRLRMLMFIILLVVGNEWKSTTTEACLENERIALLKLQPFFDNPYRLNWEESTEHNSNCCQWEGVVCDNSTKNVIKLYLSSASVAEWYVNFTLFLPFRKLQFLSLSENNIAGVVVADKGFETLSKLGDLEILDLSKNYFNSSVLTFLRALPSLKLLDLSDNYALQGTVHIQDTLLNLEELDISGNPIKEFVAPKGDKSLSKLKVLSLQRVHTDKINLLQSMGSLLFLKKLHLEDNTFKKTVTAITTKYSQCGRLILGSVSVHISLFQSLKALSSLINLTCTESVFHGQVTAHDLPNFKKLKVLDMFSSTLNTNFLQSFRDMEALQVLRLSSCRLNGTLSAAQGLCYSRYLQVLDLSFNYLLGILPACLANLTSLQTLDLSYNQFTGDLNESPIKSLTSIRELSLSENQFKISISLRPFYNHTKLKIFKGDGNLIYCDVEHPSFPPKFQLKFLTLSSRFLYYQHHLEVVYIYDAHIKGEFPNWLLDNNTRLTELELGNNSLSRFSDFTNRSYKHLEFLDLSNNLFYGEIPLNFGASFPNLRHLNITSNQIHGHIPSSFGDMSSLETLDLSNNNFFGKVPKHLGMGGALHTLLLSKNSLEGEIFPGGYNLTELQVLQLDGNKFSGRIPDSLSNSPFLSFLDISNNNLSGLIPKWMGNMPSLSYLKMSSNHLEGPLPVEFCQLENLDAIDLSENRISGSIPSCFSPPQIQTVRLSNNKLQGTLEHAFRDSSSMLLLDLSKNQLAGSIPNWIDGLSDLNFLLLNNNRFSGEIPTQLCQLDHLSLINLSQNDLSGTIPDCLCITPVEDSYEITFESEAAAPGPAISTAVPLDQGPVAFPTKRKFYNYQGDILNMMSGIDLSCNKFCGEIPPQIGNLSNIRVLNLSHNNLSGPIPPALGNLKQVESLDISDNFLTGKIPPEFVGLYSLAVFSVANNNLSGEVPMAAQFGTFNESSYQGNPLLCGTPLPRSCDPSRSGSVIPRVGVNHGEDGGFMDMKCFYASFMASYVTVLLGFIIVLLINPYWRKWWLYHIGEWMYSSYYFVVDNLPKRFIS
- the LOC139884280 gene encoding protein OS-9 homolog; protein product: MPVRLRIGSELALINLIGSISEPVKIDMTENSIEFVWAYIVLSTWRIVIGSYESATTLSSNLGRSSRDPKYEIEFLTEDSRFTPDDDQESVLMPSKKGQNYLCFLPKIEKVKTRKPVIQPNTSSVIMESDKRVNLKTPDELLEALKGPCFVRQEGWWSYEFCYNKRIRQVHLEDDKLVEEYILGVYDAEATSAFNQIHSDTSTLKDPRSRDSSQRYHAHIYTNGTICDLTKEPRTTEVRFVCSEPRTMISSITELSTCKYALTFHSPLLCKHPLFQEEKPVSHTIFCNLLPKDYRKDIQKNTDAEKSEVEKIEMVTETENPTISGSEK
- the LOC139884281 gene encoding photosynthetic NDH subunit of lumenal location 1, chloroplastic-like codes for the protein MLQIPTSSSQIEKLVVEQNRRTYTMILSSSSSSSSLSLNCVSPTVSPLSNKLTRSATCSISLNKELSSNEEGNTSKRSLLLLGVGGLTTSLLQPTKSLLAQDVQERYSSFVDKRDGYSYIYPSDWREFDFRGHDSAFKDRFMQLHNVRVSFIPTQKKDIHDLGPIDEVAYHLVKHVYATPNQIPSIYTMEERSAEGKNYYTIEYELANRGYSSTSFATVAIGNGRYYTLIVGANERRWRRYRNQLKVVADSFKMLDI